A single genomic interval of Saccharothrix saharensis harbors:
- a CDS encoding ACT domain-containing protein: MSFLIRVQLPDRPGTLGAVASALGEIGADILSVDVVERGAGLAIDDLVVELPSGRLPDVLITAAESIEGVEVDAVRPYAGVLDTHRELELVEEVAEEPAHGLAVFTEGVPKIIRAGWAVVVSWDGSTVHRLTSSSAAPETKLQTPPWLPLARATVLDGEDSWVPETWQELGTELAATPLGKPDRVLLVGRPGGPMFRAAEVARLAHLAGIVSVVLPD, translated from the coding sequence GTGTCCTTCCTGATCCGGGTCCAGCTCCCGGACCGTCCCGGCACCCTGGGCGCGGTCGCCTCCGCGCTCGGAGAGATCGGGGCCGACATCCTCAGCGTGGACGTGGTGGAGCGCGGGGCCGGCCTGGCCATCGACGACCTGGTGGTCGAGCTGCCCTCGGGGCGGCTGCCGGACGTGCTGATCACGGCCGCCGAGTCCATCGAGGGCGTCGAGGTGGACGCGGTCCGGCCGTACGCCGGCGTGCTGGACACCCACCGCGAGCTGGAGCTGGTGGAGGAGGTCGCCGAGGAGCCCGCGCACGGGCTCGCGGTGTTCACCGAGGGCGTGCCGAAGATCATCCGTGCCGGGTGGGCGGTGGTCGTGTCGTGGGACGGCAGCACCGTGCACCGCCTGACCTCGTCCTCGGCCGCGCCCGAGACCAAGCTCCAGACCCCGCCGTGGCTGCCGCTGGCCCGTGCCACCGTGCTGGACGGTGAGGACTCCTGGGTGCCCGAGACCTGGCAGGAGCTGGGCACCGAACTGGCCGCCACCCCGCTCGGCAAGCCGGACCGGGTCCTGCTGGTGGGCCGTCCGGGCGGCCCGATGTTCCGCGCCGCCGAGGTCGCCCGCCTGGCCCACCTGGCCGGCATCGTCTCCGTCGTCCTCCCCGACTGA
- the gatA gene encoding Asp-tRNA(Asn)/Glu-tRNA(Gln) amidotransferase subunit GatA, with protein sequence MTDLIRDTAAELAAKIANREVSAVEVAQAHLDRIGEVDGAVNAFLHVDTEGALEAARRVDDDIAAGAHVGPLAGVPIALKDVLTTEGVPTTVGSKILEGWIPPYDATVTRRLKEAGVVILGKTNMDEFAMGSSTENSAYGPTRNPWDLDRIPGGSGGGSAAALAAFEAPLSIGTDTGGSIRQPGAVTGTVGVKPTYGGVSRYGLVAFSSSLDQAGPCARTVLDAALLHEVIAGYDPMDSTSINAPVPPVVAAAREGANGDLSGVRVGVVTQFSGEGYQPGVLRSFEAAVAQLKQLGAEVVEVSCPSFDYALPAYYLIAPSEASSNLARFDAMRYGIRVGDDGTRSAEEVMSLTREAGFGPEVKRRIMIGTYALSSGYYDAYYGSAQKVRTLISREFEAAFATVDVLVSPTTPTTAFRIGERTDDPIAMYKADLCTIPANLAGNAAMSVPSGLSDEDGLPVGLQIMAPALQDHRMYRVAAAYEVARDAALGAPVISGVPQLAGASR encoded by the coding sequence ATGACCGACCTGATCCGCGACACCGCCGCCGAGCTGGCGGCCAAGATCGCGAACCGCGAGGTCTCCGCGGTGGAGGTCGCGCAGGCCCACCTCGACCGGATCGGCGAGGTCGACGGCGCGGTCAACGCGTTCCTGCACGTCGACACCGAGGGCGCCCTGGAGGCGGCCCGCAGGGTGGACGACGACATCGCCGCCGGCGCCCACGTGGGCCCGCTGGCCGGCGTGCCGATCGCGCTCAAGGACGTGCTCACCACCGAGGGCGTGCCGACCACGGTCGGCTCGAAGATCCTCGAGGGCTGGATCCCGCCCTACGACGCGACGGTCACGCGCCGGCTGAAGGAAGCCGGCGTGGTGATCCTCGGCAAGACCAACATGGACGAGTTCGCGATGGGCTCCTCCACCGAGAACTCGGCGTACGGCCCGACCCGCAACCCGTGGGACCTGGACCGCATCCCCGGTGGTTCGGGTGGTGGCTCGGCGGCGGCGCTGGCCGCGTTCGAGGCGCCGCTGTCGATCGGCACGGACACCGGCGGCTCGATCCGCCAGCCCGGCGCGGTCACCGGCACGGTCGGCGTGAAGCCGACCTACGGCGGTGTGTCGCGGTACGGCCTGGTGGCGTTCTCGTCGTCGCTGGACCAGGCGGGCCCGTGCGCGCGGACCGTGCTGGACGCGGCCCTGCTGCACGAGGTCATCGCCGGGTACGACCCGATGGACTCGACCTCGATCAACGCGCCGGTCCCGCCCGTGGTGGCGGCGGCGCGCGAGGGCGCGAACGGCGACCTGTCGGGCGTGCGGGTCGGCGTGGTCACGCAGTTCAGCGGCGAGGGCTACCAGCCGGGCGTGCTGCGCAGCTTCGAGGCGGCCGTGGCGCAGCTCAAGCAGCTGGGCGCGGAGGTCGTCGAGGTGTCGTGCCCGAGCTTCGACTACGCGCTGCCCGCGTACTACCTGATCGCGCCGAGCGAGGCGTCGTCCAACCTGGCCCGGTTCGACGCGATGCGCTACGGCATCCGGGTGGGCGACGACGGCACCCGCAGCGCCGAGGAGGTCATGTCGCTGACCCGCGAGGCCGGTTTCGGCCCCGAGGTCAAGCGCCGGATCATGATCGGCACGTACGCGCTGTCGTCGGGCTACTACGACGCGTACTACGGCTCGGCGCAGAAGGTGCGCACGCTGATCAGCCGGGAGTTCGAGGCCGCGTTCGCGACCGTGGACGTGCTGGTCTCGCCGACCACGCCGACCACGGCGTTCCGGATCGGCGAGCGCACGGACGACCCGATCGCGATGTACAAGGCCGACCTGTGCACGATCCCGGCCAATCTGGCCGGCAACGCCGCGATGAGCGTGCCGAGCGGACTGTCCGACGAGGACGGCCTGCCCGTGGGTCTGCAGATCATGGCGCCCGCGTTGCAGGACCACCGGATGTACCGGGTGGCGGCGGCGTACGAGGTGGCGCGCGACGCCGCCCTGGGCGCGCCGGTGATCAGCGGCGTGCCGCAGTTGGCGGGTGCTTCCCGGTGA
- a CDS encoding CHAT domain-containing protein, producing MHRSARDAATADRHPAAIRLMRRGLALLETPGINPQERLEVRTRLRNTLAFCLAETGKVDDGLTQLAGVDAELAGLRDEALRAHLSTLVNLNRAALLCRVGRIDEGIAQLDREIERSERRLPAHADPEAVDLLALALSNRGNAYGEVHRQDKAVRDLNRAVELADAHDLPLRAAIAKHALGNAVQRAGDIPAALRHYHEANRAFQDLEPGLLLRLRIDQAEAMISVGLADEAGRLLDEVLPELRRQRIGQDVAEAELFRAAAALQDGDLSLARRMATSAQRKLVRRGSPAWAAVAGLIALRVDAVRVLDSRRPIAAVVRRAVELAAELAGLKLLDQAAFALVLAARLEIRRGDPDRGAELLRSVPKSRRIAPIDHRMLLRLCRAELALARGNQRVALAQAKAGLAELGRMRDRLGGLELVSGTAVHGRELGELAVRLVLDGRDSAANAKRLFTWLERTRAQLYRYDPAESAVDSELGERIAEVRTLSRALLRARLDGLPTGELESRLKASQRAATRMGWSASPWGTPRPVVTPDEVLARLAGRALVSFAVSGDELIAVVFAGDRVRMVRLGSASEATEGARRLHADLNALAPDHLPPALSGVISASARREAEKLDRLLLRPLAPMIGDRSLVVVPTGALYVVPWGVLPTCANRPTTAVPSATAWVSAIGRERDGVDGVLLVRGPGLQAAQGEIDRLAGYHGDAKLLGVGEAKVGAVLEALDGVELAHIAAHGEHEPENALFSRLELVDGAMFAHEVGRVRRPPHRVVLAACELALNRVRPGDEPLGFAGALLAGGARTVIAASSRVGDEPSAAAMADFHRNLAGGASPAVALAEAVAVDPLRRPFVCLGSG from the coding sequence TTGCACCGCAGCGCCCGCGACGCGGCCACCGCCGACCGCCACCCGGCCGCGATCCGGCTGATGCGCCGGGGCCTGGCGCTGCTGGAGACCCCGGGCATCAACCCGCAGGAACGGCTCGAGGTCCGCACCCGGCTGCGCAACACGCTGGCGTTCTGCCTCGCCGAGACCGGCAAGGTGGACGACGGCCTCACCCAGCTCGCGGGCGTCGACGCCGAGCTCGCCGGCCTGCGCGACGAGGCGCTGCGGGCCCACCTGTCCACCCTGGTCAACCTCAACCGCGCCGCCCTGCTGTGCCGGGTCGGCCGCATCGACGAGGGCATCGCCCAACTGGACCGGGAGATCGAGCGCAGCGAGCGGCGGCTGCCCGCGCACGCCGACCCCGAAGCCGTCGACCTGCTCGCGCTGGCCCTGTCCAACCGGGGCAACGCGTACGGCGAGGTGCACCGCCAGGACAAGGCCGTGCGCGACCTGAACCGCGCGGTCGAGCTGGCCGACGCCCACGACCTGCCGCTGCGCGCCGCGATCGCCAAGCACGCGCTGGGCAACGCGGTGCAGCGGGCGGGCGACATCCCGGCCGCCCTGCGCCACTACCACGAGGCCAACCGGGCGTTCCAGGACCTCGAACCCGGTCTGCTGCTGCGGCTGCGCATCGACCAGGCCGAGGCGATGATCAGCGTCGGCCTGGCCGACGAGGCGGGCCGGCTGCTGGACGAGGTGCTGCCGGAGCTGCGCCGCCAGCGCATCGGGCAGGACGTCGCCGAGGCCGAGCTGTTCCGCGCGGCGGCCGCGTTGCAGGACGGCGACCTCTCGCTGGCCCGGCGGATGGCGACCTCGGCGCAGCGCAAGCTGGTGCGGCGAGGCAGCCCGGCGTGGGCGGCGGTGGCGGGGCTGATCGCGCTGCGGGTGGACGCGGTGCGCGTGCTCGACTCCCGGCGGCCGATCGCCGCGGTGGTGCGGCGCGCGGTCGAGCTGGCCGCCGAGCTGGCCGGGCTGAAGCTGCTGGACCAGGCCGCGTTCGCGCTGGTCCTGGCCGCCCGGCTGGAGATCCGCCGCGGCGACCCGGACCGCGGCGCGGAGCTGCTGCGGTCCGTGCCCAAGTCGCGCCGGATCGCCCCGATCGACCACCGGATGCTGCTGCGGCTGTGCCGGGCGGAGCTGGCGCTGGCCCGCGGCAACCAGCGGGTGGCGTTGGCGCAGGCGAAGGCGGGCCTCGCCGAGCTCGGCCGGATGCGGGACCGGCTCGGCGGGCTGGAACTGGTGTCCGGCACCGCCGTGCACGGCCGTGAGCTGGGCGAACTCGCCGTGCGGCTGGTGCTGGACGGCCGTGACTCGGCGGCCAACGCCAAGCGGCTGTTCACCTGGCTGGAGCGCACGAGGGCCCAGTTGTACCGGTACGACCCGGCGGAGTCCGCTGTGGACTCGGAGCTGGGCGAGCGGATCGCCGAGGTGCGCACGTTGAGCCGCGCGCTGCTGCGGGCCCGGCTCGACGGGCTGCCGACCGGGGAGCTGGAGTCGCGGCTCAAGGCGAGCCAGCGCGCCGCGACGCGGATGGGCTGGAGCGCCAGCCCGTGGGGCACCCCGCGCCCGGTCGTCACGCCGGACGAGGTGCTGGCCAGGCTGGCCGGCCGCGCGCTGGTGAGCTTCGCCGTGTCCGGTGACGAGCTGATCGCCGTGGTGTTCGCGGGCGACCGGGTGCGCATGGTGCGCCTCGGCTCGGCGAGCGAGGCCACCGAGGGTGCCCGCCGGCTGCACGCCGACCTGAACGCGCTCGCGCCCGACCACCTGCCGCCCGCGCTGTCGGGGGTCATCTCGGCGTCCGCCCGCCGCGAGGCGGAGAAGCTGGACCGGTTGCTGCTGCGCCCGCTGGCCCCGATGATCGGCGACCGTTCGCTGGTCGTGGTGCCGACCGGCGCGCTGTACGTGGTGCCGTGGGGTGTGCTGCCGACCTGCGCGAACCGGCCCACGACGGCGGTGCCGTCGGCCACCGCCTGGGTGTCGGCGATCGGGCGGGAACGCGACGGGGTCGACGGCGTGCTGCTGGTGCGCGGCCCGGGGTTGCAGGCCGCGCAGGGCGAGATCGACCGGCTCGCGGGCTACCACGGCGACGCGAAGCTGCTCGGTGTGGGCGAGGCCAAGGTCGGCGCGGTGCTGGAGGCGTTGGACGGGGTGGAGCTGGCGCACATCGCCGCGCACGGCGAGCACGAGCCGGAGAACGCGCTGTTCTCCCGGCTGGAGCTGGTGGACGGCGCGATGTTCGCGCACGAGGTCGGCCGGGTGCGCCGGCCACCGCACCGGGTCGTGCTGGCCGCGTGCGAACTGGCGCTCAACCGGGTGCGACCCGGTGACGAGCCGCTGGGGTTCGCGGGCGCGCTGCTGGCCGGCGGCGCGCGGACGGTGATCGCCGCGTCCAGCCGGGTGGGCGACGAGCCGTCGGCTGCGGCGATGGCCGACTTCCACCGCAACCTCGCGGGCGGCGCGTCGCCCGCCGTGGCGTTGGCCGAGGCGGTCGCGGTGGACCCGCTGCGTCGCCCGTTCGTGTGCCTGGGTTCGGGATGA
- the gatB gene encoding Asp-tRNA(Asn)/Glu-tRNA(Gln) amidotransferase subunit GatB, whose product MTSVHELMDYAEVIERFDPVLGLEVHVELHTNTKMFCGCANVFGGEPNTQVCPVCLGMPGALPAVNGKAVESAIRIGLALNCEIAEWCRFARKNYFYPDMPKNFQTSQYDEPIAFNGFLDVTLDDGSLFRVEIERAHMEEDTGKSLHVGGSTGRIHGAEHSLLDYNRAGVPLIEIVTKPITGTGERAPEVARAYVTALRDLLKALDVSDVRMDQGSLRCDANVSLMAKGAAEFGTRTETKNVNSLRSVERAVRFEMTRQAALLAAGGSITQETRHFDESTGSTSSGRTKETAEDYRYFPEPDLVPIAPSREWVEELRGTLPELPWERRKRVQQEWSLTDAELRDLVNAGAVDLVAATVDAGATPAEARSWWVAYLTKEANSRGVELAELGITPAQIARVIALVNAGELTNKLAREVVTGVLEGEGEPEAVVEARGLKVVSDDSALEKAVDEALAAQPDVAAKIRDGKVAAAGAIVGAVMKATQGQADAKRVRELIIARCS is encoded by the coding sequence ATGACGTCGGTGCACGAGCTGATGGACTACGCCGAGGTCATCGAGCGCTTCGACCCGGTGCTGGGGTTGGAGGTGCACGTCGAGCTGCACACCAACACCAAGATGTTCTGCGGGTGCGCGAACGTCTTCGGCGGCGAGCCGAACACGCAGGTCTGCCCGGTCTGCCTGGGCATGCCGGGCGCGCTGCCCGCGGTGAACGGCAAGGCGGTGGAGTCGGCGATCCGGATCGGGTTGGCGCTCAACTGCGAGATCGCCGAGTGGTGCCGGTTCGCCCGGAAGAACTACTTCTACCCGGACATGCCGAAGAACTTCCAGACCTCGCAGTACGACGAGCCGATCGCGTTCAACGGCTTCCTCGACGTGACGCTGGACGACGGCTCGCTGTTCCGGGTCGAGATCGAGCGCGCGCACATGGAGGAGGACACCGGCAAGTCGCTGCACGTCGGCGGCTCGACCGGCCGCATCCACGGCGCGGAGCACTCGCTGCTGGACTACAACCGCGCGGGCGTGCCGCTGATCGAGATCGTCACCAAGCCGATCACGGGCACCGGTGAGCGGGCGCCCGAGGTGGCGCGGGCGTACGTGACGGCGCTGCGGGACCTGCTGAAGGCGCTCGACGTGTCGGACGTGCGGATGGACCAGGGTTCGCTGCGCTGCGACGCGAACGTGTCGCTGATGGCGAAGGGCGCGGCGGAGTTCGGCACGCGCACCGAGACCAAGAACGTGAACTCGCTGCGCAGCGTCGAGCGGGCGGTGCGGTTCGAGATGACCCGCCAGGCGGCGCTGCTGGCGGCGGGCGGGTCGATCACGCAGGAGACGCGGCACTTCGACGAGTCGACGGGGTCCACCTCGTCGGGCCGGACGAAGGAGACCGCAGAGGATTACCGGTACTTCCCGGAGCCCGACCTGGTCCCGATCGCGCCGTCGCGCGAGTGGGTCGAGGAGCTGCGCGGCACGCTGCCGGAGCTGCCGTGGGAGCGCCGCAAGCGGGTGCAGCAGGAGTGGTCGCTGACCGACGCCGAGCTGCGCGACCTGGTGAACGCGGGTGCGGTGGACCTGGTGGCGGCCACGGTGGACGCGGGCGCGACGCCCGCCGAGGCCCGGTCGTGGTGGGTGGCGTACCTGACCAAGGAGGCCAACTCCCGCGGTGTCGAGCTGGCCGAGCTCGGCATCACGCCGGCGCAGATCGCGCGGGTCATCGCGCTGGTGAACGCCGGTGAGCTGACCAACAAGCTCGCCCGCGAGGTCGTCACCGGCGTGCTGGAGGGCGAGGGCGAGCCGGAGGCCGTGGTCGAGGCGCGGGGGTTGAAGGTCGTCTCGGACGACTCCGCGCTGGAGAAGGCGGTGGACGAGGCGCTGGCGGCGCAGCCGGACGTGGCGGCGAAGATCCGCGACGGCAAGGTGGCGGCGGCGGGCGCGATCGTCGGCGCGGTGATGAAGGCGACGCAGGGTCAGGCGGACGCGAAGCGCGTGCGCGAGCTGATCATCGCCCGCTGCTCGTAG
- a CDS encoding transcriptional regulator, which yields MPFTVRLKNDVFTKAVKLAGFPSDYSLSKKMEINRSTVARVLSGELNPGPVFIAGALKALTPMQFDDLFEVVRSNQNLGVDDDAKRAAHGSRPAA from the coding sequence ATGCCGTTCACCGTTCGACTCAAGAATGACGTCTTTACCAAAGCAGTCAAGCTCGCAGGTTTTCCATCGGACTACTCGCTTTCGAAGAAGATGGAGATCAACCGGTCAACCGTCGCACGCGTGCTCTCAGGTGAGCTGAATCCCGGACCGGTGTTCATCGCGGGTGCCTTGAAGGCCCTCACTCCGATGCAGTTCGACGACTTGTTCGAAGTTGTGCGATCCAACCAGAACCTGGGTGTGGATGACGATGCGAAGCGTGCAGCACACGGTAGCCGACCTGCTGCGTGA
- a CDS encoding GntR family transcriptional regulator has product MTRVLVDPDSGVAPWRQVRDQLVHLIRVGELAVGAPLPSIRQLARDLGLSVGTVARVYRELEAAGVLRTARRNGTVVAAVPSGGGSAATALAEAAAGYVASARALGADPHDAVQAVLRAYRDEEPAVR; this is encoded by the coding sequence GTGACCCGGGTCCTGGTCGACCCCGACAGCGGCGTGGCCCCGTGGCGCCAGGTGCGGGACCAGCTCGTGCACCTGATCCGGGTCGGCGAGCTGGCGGTCGGCGCGCCGCTGCCGTCGATCCGGCAGCTCGCGCGGGACCTGGGGTTGTCCGTGGGCACGGTGGCGCGGGTGTACCGCGAGCTGGAAGCCGCCGGGGTGCTGCGCACGGCCCGCCGCAACGGCACGGTCGTCGCGGCGGTGCCCAGCGGCGGCGGGAGCGCCGCCACCGCGCTCGCCGAGGCCGCCGCCGGGTACGTCGCGTCCGCCAGGGCGCTCGGCGCCGACCCGCACGACGCCGTGCAGGCCGTGCTGCGCGCCTACCGCGACGAGGAGCCGGCGGTGCGGTAG
- a CDS encoding M14 family zinc carboxypeptidase produces MTLTVLLLATMTTPATAAPAVGRAHEPGNGPERNQIAAVDPPPLATAARGDNWPDANPGYPRRTVLRAYPEDPSDRAIKLGLAPYHALAPRLNDLQRRSDRVSVEVVGRSTAGRDLYLVTLTAPESPAETRRQEAWRDEIENDPVSAARDVFLRSGYKAPVWINANIHGDEWEGTDGALRVIEDLAFDPGARDFLRRHRVYVNLTANPDGRVAGTRANAAGFDLNRDFVTSSQPESRAMRDVVRRTQPLLVLDEHGYVANTLIEPTTPPHGQNYDFDLYVEHGYAGGLRMEEAVRGLGHPEAATPEIPFRDYEPGVWDGWAPIYTAQYSMYHGAVSYTIEIPMRVNRGDYTTQPVTELRRRSAINTDVVEATIRSALAYVDEHRAAMVDNQIEMFRRGLAGEPQRFVPDGFVPGFGPEDRYTTEFPRAYVIPVGDGQRSGQAAARLVDHLVAHDVRVKRADRAFALGGRAYPAGSYVVDMHQPKRALANVMLEAGRDISDRVPVMYDISGWSHRLLWGASVDVVRHGRVDVRGRAVAAASPTGSLDAPVGSDLALVLADGKDAAAVNDLLARGVELRRQDDGTIVAPASARSAAEEVADRYGARFTAAKPGGVPLRRPTVAGAVAADELKALRDMGFDVRPVSTATVDAGFDLAEVDVLLVSSGLRYDQLGAPARAGVDAFLARGGVVTRGATGARFNADTGLLPVRAVAGREDANGVVSVVDEAGVVDHSFVYAPYWFTDLGPGVTARQRYQGLVAGHWSTRPDGTGGGAEAVGQAAVVAGTSPRGARAVLFGTEPLFRDHPKGLYAQVADAIYRTAGSSSR; encoded by the coding sequence TTGACGCTCACGGTGTTGTTGTTGGCCACGATGACCACCCCCGCGACCGCCGCGCCCGCGGTCGGCCGGGCGCACGAGCCGGGCAACGGCCCGGAGCGCAACCAGATCGCGGCCGTCGACCCGCCGCCCCTGGCCACCGCGGCGCGCGGCGACAACTGGCCCGACGCCAACCCCGGCTACCCGCGTCGCACCGTGCTGCGCGCCTACCCGGAGGACCCGTCCGACCGGGCGATCAAGCTCGGCCTCGCGCCCTACCACGCGCTCGCGCCGCGCCTGAACGACCTGCAACGGCGCAGCGACCGGGTGTCGGTCGAGGTCGTCGGCCGCTCCACGGCGGGCCGCGACCTCTACCTGGTCACGCTCACCGCGCCGGAGAGCCCGGCCGAGACCCGCAGGCAGGAGGCGTGGCGGGACGAGATCGAGAACGACCCGGTCTCCGCCGCCCGGGACGTGTTCCTGCGCAGCGGCTACAAGGCGCCGGTGTGGATCAACGCCAACATCCACGGCGACGAGTGGGAGGGCACCGACGGCGCGTTGCGCGTGATCGAGGACCTGGCCTTCGACCCGGGCGCGCGGGACTTCCTGCGCCGGCACCGGGTGTACGTGAACCTGACCGCGAACCCGGACGGGCGGGTGGCCGGCACCCGCGCCAACGCGGCCGGGTTCGACCTCAACCGCGACTTCGTCACCTCGTCGCAGCCGGAGTCGCGGGCGATGCGGGACGTGGTCCGGCGCACCCAGCCGCTGCTGGTGCTCGACGAGCACGGGTACGTGGCCAACACGCTGATCGAGCCGACCACCCCGCCGCACGGCCAGAACTACGACTTCGACCTCTACGTCGAGCACGGCTACGCGGGCGGCCTGCGGATGGAGGAGGCCGTGCGGGGGCTCGGCCACCCGGAGGCGGCCACGCCGGAGATCCCGTTCCGCGACTACGAGCCGGGCGTGTGGGACGGCTGGGCGCCGATCTACACCGCCCAGTACTCGATGTACCACGGCGCGGTGTCCTACACGATCGAGATCCCCATGCGCGTGAACCGGGGCGACTACACGACACAGCCGGTGACGGAGTTGCGGCGGCGTTCGGCGATCAACACCGACGTGGTCGAGGCGACGATCCGCAGCGCGCTCGCGTACGTGGACGAGCACCGGGCCGCGATGGTGGACAACCAGATCGAGATGTTCCGCCGGGGCCTCGCGGGCGAGCCGCAGCGGTTCGTGCCGGACGGCTTCGTGCCGGGCTTCGGCCCCGAGGACCGCTACACCACCGAGTTCCCGCGCGCCTACGTCATACCGGTGGGTGACGGGCAGCGGTCCGGGCAGGCCGCCGCGCGGCTGGTCGACCACCTGGTGGCGCACGACGTGCGGGTGAAGCGGGCCGACCGGGCGTTCGCGCTGGGTGGCCGCGCGTACCCGGCCGGGTCGTACGTGGTGGACATGCACCAGCCGAAGCGGGCCCTGGCGAACGTGATGCTGGAGGCGGGCCGGGACATCTCCGACCGGGTGCCGGTCATGTACGACATCAGCGGCTGGAGCCACCGGCTGCTGTGGGGCGCTTCGGTGGACGTGGTGCGGCACGGGCGGGTGGACGTGCGCGGGCGTGCCGTGGCGGCGGCGTCGCCCACCGGGTCGCTGGACGCGCCGGTGGGCAGCGACCTGGCGCTCGTGCTAGCCGACGGCAAGGACGCGGCGGCGGTGAACGACCTGCTCGCCCGGGGCGTCGAGCTGCGCAGGCAGGACGACGGCACGATCGTGGCGCCCGCGTCGGCGCGCTCGGCGGCCGAGGAGGTGGCGGACCGGTACGGGGCGCGGTTCACCGCGGCGAAGCCGGGCGGCGTGCCGCTGCGGCGGCCGACGGTGGCGGGCGCGGTCGCGGCGGACGAGCTGAAGGCGTTGCGGGACATGGGTTTCGACGTGCGGCCGGTGTCGACGGCAACGGTGGACGCCGGGTTCGACCTGGCCGAGGTGGACGTGCTGCTGGTGTCGTCGGGGCTGCGCTACGACCAGCTCGGCGCGCCGGCCAGGGCCGGGGTGGACGCGTTCCTGGCGCGCGGCGGCGTGGTGACGCGCGGCGCGACGGGCGCGCGGTTCAACGCCGACACCGGGCTGCTGCCGGTGCGCGCGGTGGCGGGCCGGGAGGACGCGAACGGCGTCGTGTCGGTGGTGGACGAGGCGGGTGTGGTCGACCACTCGTTCGTGTACGCGCCGTACTGGTTCACCGACCTCGGGCCGGGCGTGACGGCGCGGCAGCGCTACCAGGGCCTGGTCGCCGGGCACTGGTCGACCCGCCCCGACGGGACCGGCGGCGGCGCGGAGGCGGTCGGGCAGGCGGCGGTCGTGGCGGGCACGTCGCCGCGGGGCGCGCGGGCGGTCCTGTTCGGCACCGAACCGCTGTTCCGCGACCACCCGAAGGGCTTGTACGCGCAGGTGGCGGACGCCATCTACCGCACCGCCGGCTCCTCGTCGCGGTAG
- the gatC gene encoding Asp-tRNA(Asn)/Glu-tRNA(Gln) amidotransferase subunit GatC gives MPSISRDEVAHLARLARLAVTDDELDLFAGQLDVILQSVATVGDIATADIPPTSHAVPLTNVFREDVVRPSLGQQQALAGAPAAEDGRFRVPRILGEEA, from the coding sequence GTGCCCAGCATCTCCCGCGACGAGGTCGCGCACCTGGCCCGCTTGGCGAGGCTCGCCGTCACCGACGACGAGCTGGACCTGTTCGCCGGCCAGTTGGACGTGATCCTGCAGTCGGTGGCCACGGTGGGCGACATCGCCACCGCGGACATCCCGCCCACTTCGCACGCCGTTCCGCTGACCAACGTGTTCCGCGAGGACGTGGTGCGTCCCAGCCTCGGTCAGCAGCAGGCGCTCGCGGGCGCCCCCGCCGCCGAGGACGGCCGCTTCCGCGTGCCCCGCATCCTGGGGGAGGAAGCATGA